The nucleotide sequence AGAGAGACAAgggagaaaagagaagaaagaagagagaatggAGTTGATTTGTTTTGCTCTTTCTCACGCGTTTTTCTTTCTGTCTCACCTAGGTGACACGTGCCTCCACAAACCACATATAAACGTTTCTTAATTAACAAACAAAATCTGCGTTTATAACCATTTTTGATTTAAATTCACTCTTTTAATTGCTAAGAAATCTCGCTATATACAGCGATGCTGTTGCTCTTAGTTACTCCGCTTAAATTAATATTAGTTGCATTTATTTCAAATCAacttagttctttttttctttagctCATCCAAGAGTTGCCACTGAGTTTGATCACAGATGATTGACTCTGTCGATCATTTCGGATTAATATTAGTTCGTTTCTTCACACCTGTGTTTCACTTGATCATCCTTTTAACTTCATTTTGAGTCCTAGCTTGCTTTATTCTTTAATGGGCATTTTTTCTAGAACACCGAAGGACTCCTTGACATTAACTAAGCATGGACatataaaccaaaaaccgaattCACAAATATTCGAATGGTTTCTACCTTTGGAAGATCTATAAACTTGGGAATGTGGAAAATGAAAGAGATGGTTTTCTTAACACTATGAAGACTAATTCTCATGTTATTTGCAACCCAAACAAATATCTGAAACaactaaagaaaataaataagtaaagcAAAGAAACTCATGGATGTCGATTACATGTATTTCCAATTTGATATTCTGGTTTGGTTTGATGACTTGCGTCTTTGTTATGTGCTCCAAAATATAGGTAGAGAGACCAGGCCCGTGCCTcagttatagaaaaaaaaaacgtttgcttagggcagcaaaataattttaaaaatccaaGGCATCATTTTATTTAAGATCAAGGGCATAATAAAAGCATGAGTTTTTATACTATAAAAAGGTTCTGTGGTAGTTAAGATAAAGAAAAACATGGATTTATGATAAAACATGATTCTTAAGttacaaaatatagataattgTTAATTACTAATGAATTGGAGTAATTAAAGTGGTTAACAACAATAGTTTTGAatgtattttctaaaatattttaaaagttaattttataaaactttactTTTGTTTAAATATGACATAAGAAGCATTACTGACTTAGCTATTTTAtctaaaaactaattaataaatttaacgataaaagtttaattaataattttgtgcaacaacattttttttataattaatattttcttttttaatttaattttatatgatcCTATTCTAtagtaatttatactattattattattgaacagtatgtatttattttttattatatggtttaatgattttaatttttaatagcaTCGGACAGTGGTAATGAGTAATGCACAATCTAGTGAGCCTGAAAATAGAGCCACGCACTATCTAATGAGCctgaaaatctaaatttttgttGTGAACTCTAACAATATACGCGATGTGCTTTGTGACACTGACAACAGTGCAAAggtgttattttatttatttggtggTATTTCAGAAAAATTTCCTATGAtggtttttttagttttttttcttttaccaaaaaagcTCAAAAATTTTCATTAAACGGTAAATACACTTATACTCATAGtgttaactaatatatatacttatgcTTTAGAGTTAAGATGTGAAGTTTTGATAGTgaggttaaatttttttaaataaatattaaaaataaaaaataaaatttttaaaatactttcaaaaaccattttcgaattttaaaaaagaaatttgaaaagaaCAATTTCAAAACAGCTtcaaaaagaattataaaaagttcaaacttgaaaatatataatccgatactatacaatttttatttatatttatatatctataataaaatttctcttagtctttttttttcttaaaactcttttggtgataaaaatttaaaaatactatttgaGATCATTGTCGTATTTCCTAACCTGCTCCATAAATTTAATGCATGTCATTCAATAAATAACTATACTTTTATTTGCGTAATTCACAGAATTTATTatctctttaaaaatattataaatttaaatgataaatagTATACTAAAAATTACATTATTGCACTTTTATGTATTTGTAGAATTTCAGTTGGGATcttaaatttttgattataaTATGAAGCTGTATTTACATATTTTACGTTTATCCAcgtaaaagaaaattttaatataaattcaaaatatgtttaTGAGTTATAATATGTGTTATAAGTTGTAACATAGgatcatatttttttagttttaaattttttataaataaatataattatgttaGAACTGGAAAATCGGTTTATTAAACCATTTTGTATTACtgtaaattcatttttttggacaaattgtaaattcatttttaatgttaaataatagtcacataaaaattaaattagttcCAACCTGAACTAAACTGAAAATCTGATGGAGCTTCATTTTTAGTGTTGTCGGAGAAGAGCCATGTCCGCCGTGTCTTTGATAGAACGACAGCAGGTAAAATGGAATAAACTCACGTCTTTATTACCCAAACTAACCGAAGCTCTTCCACGCCTTAACAATCTCTTGAAACTCTGTGCTAACTCAAGTTATCTGAAGACTGGCGAATCCATTCACGCTCATCTGATCGTCAAGGACCTATTATCTCGACCTGAGGACGCGTGGCAGATCAACTCTCTGATTAATTTCTACGCTAAACGCGGGGAAGCTCATCGTGCACGCAAGCTGTTCGACTCAATGCCTGAGAGAAACGTGGTTTCTTGGTGTACGTTGATGAAAGGCTATCAAGATTCCGGGTCCGACTCCGAAGTTTTAAAGCTTTTCGAAAGCATGCTCCTTTCTGGGGAACCGCAACCTAACGAGTTTGTAGCCACTGTAGTTATCAAATCTTGTTCAAGCTCTATGAGAATCCAAGAAGGTAAGCAGTGTCATGGATGTTTTCTCAAACATGGTTTGACGTCGCATGATTATGTACGTAACACTCTTCTCTACATGTATTCTTCATGTTCTGGAACGAGAGAGGCTATCAGATTACTTTTGGATGATCTTCCTCGTTGCGATCTTCTTGCTTTCAACTCCGCTCTCAGTGGATACTTAGAGCATGGTGGTGCTTTAGGAGAAGCGCTTGAGGTTTTGAGAAAGATGGCTGTTGAAGAAGATTTGGTGTGGGACGAAGTTACGTGTATGTCTTCTTTAAAGCTTTGCTCTAGCTTCAGAGACTTAAACATGGCTCGGCAGATTCATAGCCGAATGGTACGGCTTGGATTCCACTGTGGTGATGTTAATGTAAGTGGTGCACTCATAAACATGTATGGCAAATGTGGTAAACCCTTATACGCTCAGAGAGTTTACGACGGCACGCACTCTCGAAACATCGTCTTGAACACGTCCCTCATGGATGCTTACTTCCAGAGCAAGTCTTACGAGGAGGCTCTGAATCTGTTTGCAAAGATGGAAAATAGAGAGGAGGCTCCACCTAACGAGTTCACCTTTGCTGTTTTGTTA is from Brassica napus cultivar Da-Ae chromosome A4, Da-Ae, whole genome shotgun sequence and encodes:
- the LOC106450558 gene encoding pentatricopeptide repeat-containing protein At5g39680-like isoform X1 yields the protein MSAVSLIERQQVKWNKLTSLLPKLTEALPRLNNLLKLCANSSYLKTGESIHAHLIVKDLLSRPEDAWQINSLINFYAKRGEAHRARKLFDSMPERNVVSWCTLMKGYQDSGSDSEVLKLFESMLLSGEPQPNEFVATVVIKSCSSSMRIQEGKQCHGCFLKHGLTSHDYVRNTLLYMYSSCSGTREAIRLLLDDLPRCDLLAFNSALSGYLEHGGALGEALEVLRKMAVEEDLVWDEVTCMSSLKLCSSFRDLNMARQIHSRMVRLGFHCGDVNVSGALINMYGKCGKPLYAQRVYDGTHSRNIVLNTSLMDAYFQSKSYEEALNLFAKMENREEAPPNEFTFAVLLNSVAELCLLKHGGLLHSLVVKSGFRSHVMVGNALVNMYAKCGSIQDAWKTFSGMNFRDIITWNVMICGFSHHGLGKEALEVFEEMMVAGEVPNRITFVGVLHACSHMGFVEQGRYCFHHLMKRFNVEPNLLHYTCVVGLLSKAGLFEEVESFMREAPVQWDVVAWSSLLNACYVRRNYSLGKKVAE
- the LOC106450558 gene encoding pentatricopeptide repeat-containing protein At5g39680-like isoform X2 is translated as MPERNVVSWCTLMKGYQDSGSDSEVLKLFESMLLSGEPQPNEFVATVVIKSCSSSMRIQEGKQCHGCFLKHGLTSHDYVRNTLLYMYSSCSGTREAIRLLLDDLPRCDLLAFNSALSGYLEHGGALGEALEVLRKMAVEEDLVWDEVTCMSSLKLCSSFRDLNMARQIHSRMVRLGFHCGDVNVSGALINMYGKCGKPLYAQRVYDGTHSRNIVLNTSLMDAYFQSKSYEEALNLFAKMENREEAPPNEFTFAVLLNSVAELCLLKHGGLLHSLVVKSGFRSHVMVGNALVNMYAKCGSIQDAWKTFSGMNFRDIITWNVMICGFSHHGLGKEALEVFEEMMVAGEVPNRITFVGVLHACSHMGFVEQGRYCFHHLMKRFNVEPNLLHYTCVVGLLSKAGLFEEVESFMREAPVQWDVVAWSSLLNACYVRRNYSLGKKVAE